A DNA window from Eremothecium cymbalariae DBVPG#7215 chromosome 3, complete sequence contains the following coding sequences:
- the YET3 gene encoding Yet3p (similar to Ashbya gossypii AER069W): MSLYYSLVFGILIIETFIFALLAVPLPMVVRRPLTKGLAQPFLSPTVQVIIKVILGFILLLFVDTVNRMYTINMEYERSKGAGYAHDRLEILSRKFLAQRNMYLTGITLFLTFTIVRTFGLVLELFDLKDKCSERNLLPGSAAAATKSGGKGEKEQQLSREIRELDEQISLLKEQSEALAKNM; the protein is encoded by the coding sequence ATGTCGTTATATTACTCTTTGGTGTTTGGAATCCTCATAATTGAGACGTTTATCTTCGCTCTGCTTGCAGTGCCATTGCCCATGGTAGTACGTCGGCCGCTCACTAAGGGGCTTGCGCAGCCGTTTCTGTCGCCTACGGTGCAGGTTATTATCAAAGTGATATTGGGCTTTATATTGCTACTGTTTGTGGATACGGTCAATCGGATGTACACGATTAATATGGAGTATGAGCGTTCTAAAGGGGCAGGGTACGCGCATGATCGGCTTGAAATTCTATCTCGCAAGTTTCTGGCTCAGAGGAATATGTATCTGACGGGGATCACGTTGTTTTTGACTTTTACGATCGTGCGGACGTTTGGGTTGGTTTTGGAGTTGTTTGACTTGAAGGATAAGTGCTCGGAGAGGAATTTGTTGCCTGGGTcggctgctgctgcgacAAAGAGTGGTGGCAAAGGTGAGAAGGAGCAGCAATTAAGCAGGGAGATCCGGGAGTTGGACGAGCAGATCTCTCTATTGAAGGAGCAGTCGGAAGCTCTGGCAAAGAATATGTAA
- the DUS3 gene encoding tRNA dihydrouridine synthase DUS3 (similar to Ashbya gossypii AER070C): MGGKEACLKRVLSGGQEDGGDGAEEGISYKKHSNGRKGVAPVKAEFVVLDVREGGSVAGGGLDIEEEFGPERIQTDASGSGNGDGGSARKKNKKRGQNKNRDNRQAKEEHQLCSRLVRGAADDNVCPYGSQCRYIHDVREYLSLKAEEIVCEQFKVCPVFESLGYCPMGFKCRFLSTHCDMDALVLVEKPDEERKVLWDANHEINQIAGDKKLDLVKRRFPFDKSEFVLEIIDAIQQEFRDAMKEPGAKEQSGEVREITPVDGVPQVEQREKKLEAKRHRQKKLYNQYHETRFFAQEKKPLDLHHKRILSPLTTVGNLPFRRLMRKLGADVTYSEMALAVPLIQGTNSEWALPRAHCSESDGFGVQIAASKPWQAAKAAEVLATHVGSGISEINLNSGCPIDLLYRQGSGSALLDNPARMIRCLNAMNYVSNDIPVSVKLRTGTKDDHPIVQGLSKRLVMETDVAAITLHGRNRQQRYTRSADWDYVGEVANSLRQYEAERTEKLKESRESKLRIQFVGNGDCNNWEDWYKHLNNKNIDSVMVARGALIKPWIFEEIDGQQYLDKSSSERLDILKDYAKFAMDHWGTDEYGISQCRRFFCEFMSFFHRYVPMGICERYPIQLNERPPNWRGRDDLETWLGSTGVSDWIKLSDLFFGKANDKFVFQPKHKSNST; the protein is encoded by the coding sequence ATGGGTGGTAAAGAAGCGTGTTTGAAGCGGGTGCTTTCCGGTGGTCAGGAagatggtggtgatggcGCTGAGGAAGGGATATCATACAAGAAGCACAGTAACGGGAGGAAGGGCGTAGCGCCGGTGAAGGCGGAGTTTGTTGTTCTGGATGTGCGGGAAGGGGGCAGCGTTGCTGGAGGCGGTTTGGATATCGAGGAGGAGTTTGGTCCTGAGAGGATACAGACGGATGCGTCCGGCAGTGGGAATGGTGATGGTGGTAGCGCGcggaagaagaacaagaagcGTGGGCAGAATAAGAATCGGGATAACCGGCAAGCCAAGGAGGAGCACCAATTGTGTTCGCGGTTGGTCAGAGGTGCTGCAGATGACAATGTGTGTCCGTACGGAAGTCAATGCCGCTATATCCACGATGTACGTGAGTATTTGAGTCTCAAGGCTGAGGAAATTGTGTGCGAGCAGTTCAAGGTCTGTCCTGTGTTTGAATCTCTGGGGTATTGCCCCATGGGGTTTAAGTGCAGGTTTTTGTCTACACACTGTGATATGGATGCCCTGGTATTGGTTGAGAAGCCTGACGAGGAGCGGAAGGTACTGTGGGACGCCAACCACGAGATCAACCAGATTGCCGGTGATAAGAAGCTCGATTTGGTGAAGAGGAGGTTCCCCTTTGACAAGAGTGAATTTGTGTTGGAGATAATTGACGCAATCCAGCAGGAGTTTAGAGATGCGATGAAGGAACCAGGTGCTAAAGAGCAGAGTGGTGAGGTGAGAGAGATCACACCTGTGGATGGAGTTCCGCAAGTCGAACAACGTGAAAAGAAGTTGGAGGCCAAGAGACATCGGCAGAAAAAACTGTATAACCAGTACCACGAGACTCGTTTCTTTGCGCAGGAAAAGAAACCGTTAGATTTACACCACAAGAGGATTTTATCGCCACTTACCACTGTTGGAAATCTGCCATTTCGCCGGTTAATGCGCAAGCTTGGCGCCGACGTAACCTACAGCGAAATGGCCTTAGCGGTGCCCCTAATACAGGGCACCAACTCTGAATGGGCGTTGCCACGGGCACATTGTTCCGAGTCTGATGGGTTTGGTGTACAGATAGCAGCATCGAAGCCATGGCAGGCGGCTAAAGCCGCCGAGGTACTGGCAACACATGTTGGGTCTGGCATCAGTGAGATAAACTTAAACAGTGGGTGTCCAATTGACCTGCTGTACAGACAGGGCAGCGGCAGTGCTCTGCTGGACAATCCTGCCAGGATGATACGCTGTCTCAACGCTATGAACTACGTTTCCAATGACATCCCTGTCTCAGTGAAGTTACGTACGGGCACCAAGGACGACCATCCTATTGTACAGGGACTCAGCAAGAGACTAGTTATGGAAACAGATGTTGCTGCAATCACTCTACATGGAAGGAACAGACAGCAGAGATATACTCGGTCGGCTGACTGGGACTATGTTGGCGAAGTTGCTAACTCGCTCAGACAGTATGAAGCAGAGCGTACCGAAAAACTGAAGGAGAGCCGTGAGAGCAAATTGCGGATTCAATTCGTTGGCAACGGCGACTGCAACAATTGGGAGGACTGGTATAAGCActtgaacaacaaaaatatcGACAGCGTCATGGTAGCGAGAGGTGCACTCATCAAACCGTGGATATTTGAGGAGATAGATGGCCAGCAATATCTGGATAAAAGCAGCTCGGAGCGTCTAGATATTCTGAAAGACTATGCAAAGTTTGCCATGGACCACTGGGGTACCGATGAGTACGGCATATCTCAATGCCGCCGGTTCTTCTGTGAGTTCATGTCCTTTTTCCACCGCTATGTGCCCATGGGCATTTGTGAACGTTACCCCATCCAACTTAACGAAAGACCCCCCAACTGGCGTGGCCGTGACGATCTAGAAACCTGGCTAGGCAGCACCGGCGTCAGCGATTGGATCAAACTGTCCGACCTCTTTTTCGGTAAGGCCAACGACAAATTCGTCTTCCAGCCCAAGCACAAGAGCAATTCGACATGA